A genomic stretch from Serratia entomophila includes:
- the galK gene encoding galactokinase has protein sequence MSLKQHTHEVFTAHFGYAPALTIQAPGRVNLIGEHTDYNDGFVLPCAIDYQTVIACAKRDDRQIRAIAVDYDHQQDLFALDDPIVSHPTQRWSDYVRGVVKHLQIRNPDFGGADLVIAGNVPQGAGLSSSASLEVAVGQALQALYALPLDGVALALNGQEAENQFVGCNCGIMDQLISALGQRDHALLIDCRSLSTRAVPVPDNLAVVIINSNVKRGLVDSEYNTRRKQCEEAARFFGVKALRDVSLDLFSSIQHQLDPIVARRARHVITENDRTLAAADALAAGDMALMGRLMAGSHASMRDDFEITVPPIDRLVEIVKATVGDRGGARMTGGGFGGCVVALMPQELVEPVRAAVAQQYPLQTGGLRETFYVCKASEGAGSC, from the coding sequence ATGAGCCTGAAACAACATACCCACGAGGTTTTTACCGCCCACTTCGGCTACGCGCCCGCGCTGACCATTCAGGCGCCGGGCCGGGTGAATTTGATCGGCGAACATACCGATTATAACGACGGTTTCGTGCTGCCCTGCGCCATCGATTACCAGACCGTCATCGCCTGCGCCAAACGCGACGATCGCCAGATCCGCGCGATCGCCGTCGATTACGACCATCAGCAGGATCTGTTCGCGTTAGACGATCCGATAGTCAGCCACCCGACCCAACGCTGGTCCGATTACGTGCGCGGCGTGGTGAAACACCTGCAGATCCGTAACCCGGATTTTGGCGGCGCCGATTTGGTGATTGCCGGCAACGTGCCCCAGGGTGCGGGCCTCAGCTCTTCCGCTTCGCTGGAGGTGGCCGTGGGCCAGGCGCTGCAGGCGCTGTACGCGTTGCCGTTGGACGGCGTGGCGCTGGCGCTGAACGGGCAGGAGGCGGAGAACCAGTTCGTCGGCTGTAACTGCGGCATTATGGATCAGCTGATCTCCGCGCTCGGCCAACGGGATCATGCCCTGCTGATCGACTGCCGCTCGCTGTCCACGCGGGCGGTACCGGTGCCGGACAATCTGGCGGTGGTGATCATCAACTCGAACGTCAAGCGCGGCCTGGTAGACAGCGAATACAACACCCGGCGCAAGCAGTGTGAAGAAGCGGCGCGTTTCTTTGGCGTTAAAGCGCTGCGCGACGTCAGCCTGGATCTGTTTTCCTCGATCCAGCACCAGTTGGATCCGATCGTCGCCCGCCGGGCGCGCCATGTGATCACCGAAAACGATCGCACCCTGGCCGCGGCCGATGCGCTGGCGGCCGGCGACATGGCGCTGATGGGCCGGCTGATGGCGGGATCTCACGCTTCGATGCGCGATGACTTTGAAATCACCGTGCCGCCGATCGACCGGCTGGTGGAGATAGTCAAAGCTACCGTCGGCGATCGCGGCGGCGCGCGCATGACCGGCGGCGGCTTTGGCGGCTGCGTCGTCGCCCTGATGCCGCAAGAGCTGGTTGAGCCGGTGCGCGCGGCGGTGGCGCAGCAATACCCGCTGCAAACCGGCGGGCTGCGGGAAACATTTTACGTCTGCAAAGCGTCTGAAGGGGCCGGCTCATGCTGA
- the galT gene encoding galactose-1-phosphate uridylyltransferase, with translation MSEFNPIDHPHRRYNPLTGQWVLVSPHRAKRPWQGQQESLPNDSLPAHDPHCFLCPGNIRVTGDKNPDYRDTYVFVNDFAALMSDTPQAPESHDPLMRCQSARGTSRVICFSPDHSKTLPELPLAALEQVVAAWQAQTAELGQHYPWIQLFENKGAAMGCSNPHPHGQVWANSFLPNEAEREDRLQLEYFQRHQSPLLLDYARRELAAGERRVVETEHWLAVVPYWAAWPFETLLLPKAAVQRITDLSAAQSGDLALALKQLTSRYDNLFQCSFPYSMGWHGAPFNGADNRHWQLHAHFYPPLLRSATVRKFMVGYELLAETQRDLTAEQAAERLRAVSDIHYREAGAQA, from the coding sequence ATGTCGGAATTTAATCCCATAGATCACCCCCACCGCCGCTACAACCCGTTGACCGGACAATGGGTACTGGTATCGCCGCATCGCGCCAAGCGCCCCTGGCAGGGGCAGCAAGAGAGCCTGCCCAATGACAGCCTGCCGGCCCATGATCCGCACTGCTTCCTGTGCCCGGGCAATATCCGGGTCACCGGCGACAAAAACCCGGATTATCGTGATACCTACGTATTCGTTAACGACTTCGCCGCATTGATGAGCGATACCCCGCAGGCGCCGGAAAGCCACGATCCGCTGATGCGTTGCCAAAGCGCGCGCGGCACCAGCCGGGTGATCTGTTTCTCTCCCGATCACAGCAAGACTCTGCCCGAGCTGCCGCTGGCGGCGCTGGAACAGGTCGTCGCCGCCTGGCAGGCCCAGACCGCCGAACTGGGGCAGCACTATCCCTGGATACAGCTGTTCGAGAACAAAGGGGCGGCGATGGGCTGCTCCAATCCGCACCCGCACGGCCAGGTCTGGGCCAACAGCTTCTTGCCGAACGAAGCGGAACGCGAAGATCGTTTGCAGCTTGAGTATTTCCAGCGGCATCAATCCCCGCTGCTGTTGGACTATGCGCGGCGAGAGCTGGCCGCCGGTGAACGCAGGGTAGTGGAAACCGAACACTGGCTGGCGGTGGTGCCTTACTGGGCCGCCTGGCCATTTGAAACGCTGCTGCTGCCAAAAGCCGCCGTGCAGCGCATTACCGATCTCAGCGCTGCGCAAAGCGGCGATCTGGCGTTGGCGCTAAAGCAGCTGACCAGCCGCTACGACAACCTGTTCCAGTGCTCTTTCCCCTACTCGATGGGCTGGCACGGCGCACCGTTCAACGGCGCCGACAACCGCCACTGGCAGCTGCACGCCCACTTCTACCCGCCGCTGCTGCGTTCCGCCACCGTGCGCAAGTTTATGGTGGGTTACGAGCTGCTGGCGGAAACCCAGCGCGATCTGACCGCCGAACAGGCCGCGGAGCGCCTGCGCGCCGTCAGCGACATTCATTACCGTGAAGCCGGAGCCCAAGCATGA
- a CDS encoding CPBP family intramembrane glutamic endopeptidase has translation MWGVLAASLFFLPFNRRMAWLVLAASAAMGLYHGVLTPLALGCLLVIVALAWLRHHFHATRPLAVGIEVLVVAGCVALFLHLVPGIHNQLAVSGEKAGPLSAPFTMYYNFDKALVPFLLFACLPTLFATKTGRNIGKSGWIALIISVPALLLLGVALGGLKIELHNPPWLLPYIMANLFFVCMAEEALFRGYLQQRLSQWLGHWPALVIAAVIFGAAHLAGGMLMVIFATLAGVIYGLAWMWSGRLWVPIMFHFGLNLTHLLFFTYPLYQHP, from the coding sequence ATGTGGGGCGTACTTGCTGCTTCGTTATTCTTCTTGCCGTTTAACCGGCGAATGGCCTGGTTAGTATTGGCCGCATCGGCGGCTATGGGGCTCTATCATGGAGTGCTGACGCCGCTTGCTCTTGGATGTTTGCTGGTTATTGTCGCGCTGGCGTGGCTGCGGCATCATTTTCACGCCACGCGCCCTCTGGCGGTAGGCATTGAGGTTTTGGTGGTCGCCGGCTGCGTGGCGCTATTCCTGCATCTGGTGCCGGGTATCCATAACCAGTTGGCGGTAAGCGGCGAAAAAGCCGGCCCGCTCAGCGCCCCTTTCACTATGTACTACAACTTTGACAAGGCGCTGGTGCCCTTCCTGTTGTTCGCCTGCCTGCCAACGTTGTTTGCAACCAAAACCGGCCGCAACATTGGCAAATCAGGTTGGATAGCGCTGATCATCAGCGTGCCGGCGCTATTGCTGCTGGGCGTTGCGCTGGGCGGGTTGAAAATAGAGCTGCATAACCCACCCTGGCTGCTGCCGTATATCATGGCCAACCTGTTCTTCGTTTGCATGGCCGAGGAGGCGCTGTTTCGCGGCTACCTGCAGCAGCGGCTCAGCCAATGGCTGGGGCACTGGCCGGCGCTGGTTATCGCCGCCGTTATCTTTGGCGCGGCGCACCTGGCGGGCGGTATGCTGATGGTGATTTTCGCCACGCTGGCCGGGGTGATTTACGGCCTGGCCTGGATGTGGAGCGGCCGCCTGTGGGTGCCGATTATGTTCCATTTCGGGCTTAACCTGACGCACCTGCTGTTCTTCACCTATCCGCTTTATCAGCATCCATAA
- a CDS encoding cysteine hydrolase family protein, producing MSAALIIIDLIEDLIGPKGRANHCREQVMANNLIGNVNAAAAYARVRKIPVIWVRVGFADDYHDIPPHSPLFNHLKQTGALRLSSPGCRWVPELQREAEDLQFEKTAVSAFSGNNLLDWLRRHRCHHLLLGGVSTPLAIESTARQAHDAGFQVTVLQDLCAAPTQEIHQQSLDTLQNLAEISRSLAWMRS from the coding sequence ATGTCCGCCGCGCTGATTATTATCGATCTGATTGAAGATCTGATTGGCCCCAAAGGGCGCGCAAATCACTGCCGTGAACAGGTGATGGCGAATAACCTGATCGGCAACGTCAACGCCGCTGCGGCCTATGCGCGGGTGCGGAAAATTCCGGTGATTTGGGTGCGGGTGGGTTTCGCCGACGATTATCACGACATTCCCCCGCACTCTCCGCTGTTCAACCATCTGAAACAGACGGGCGCGCTGCGTTTAAGCAGCCCGGGCTGCCGATGGGTACCTGAACTGCAGCGGGAAGCGGAGGATCTGCAGTTCGAAAAAACGGCGGTTTCGGCCTTCAGCGGTAACAATTTGTTAGACTGGCTGCGGCGGCACCGCTGCCACCATTTGCTGCTGGGCGGCGTCAGCACGCCGTTGGCGATTGAAAGCACCGCGCGGCAGGCGCACGACGCCGGCTTCCAGGTGACGGTGCTGCAAGACCTGTGCGCCGCGCCGACCCAGGAAATCCACCAGCAAAGTCTGGATACGCTGCAAAACCTGGCGGAAATCAGCCGCTCGCTGGCCTGGATGCGGAGCTGA
- the modF gene encoding molybdate ABC transporter ATP-binding protein ModF: protein MSSLHISQGSFRLSDTRTLTLDKLDIQSGDSWAFVGANGSGKSALARALADELILLSGERRSDFRHPVRISFEQLQKLVSDEWQRNNTDLLSPGEEDTGRTAAEIIQEDVKDAVRCERLAAQFGITSLLSRRFKYLSTGETRKTLLCRALMPQPDLLILDEPFDGLDVHSRSQLATLLSELSAHGYTLVLVLNRFDEIPDFIQQVGVLADCTLTSQGPRRQVMAQALVAQLAHSENLNGLALPETEDPAQQTRLPADRPLIVLRDGVVSYNDRPILNHLDWQVNPGEHWQIVGPNGAGKSTLLSLITGDHPQGYSNDLTLFGRRRGSGETIWEIKRHIGYVSSSLHLDYRVSASVRNVILSGFFDSIGIYQAVSDRQQQLTSQWLALLGLGGTQGDTPFHSLSWGQQRLALIARALVKHPALLILDEPLQGLDPLNRQLVRRFIDVLIGQGATQLLFVSHHAEDAPQCITHRLSFVPDGEGYRYQHQPLA from the coding sequence ATGTCGTCGTTGCACATTTCGCAAGGTTCATTCCGCTTAAGCGATACCCGCACCCTGACGCTGGACAAACTCGATATTCAGTCCGGCGACAGCTGGGCGTTTGTCGGCGCCAACGGCAGCGGCAAGTCCGCCCTGGCGCGGGCGCTGGCCGATGAGCTGATCCTGCTCAGCGGTGAACGCCGCAGCGATTTCCGCCACCCGGTGCGCATCTCTTTCGAACAGTTGCAAAAGCTGGTCAGCGACGAATGGCAACGCAACAACACCGACTTGCTCAGCCCGGGGGAAGAAGACACCGGGCGCACCGCGGCGGAAATCATCCAGGAAGACGTAAAGGATGCCGTGCGCTGCGAGCGGTTGGCCGCCCAGTTCGGCATTACCTCCCTGCTGTCGCGCCGCTTCAAATACCTGTCCACCGGCGAAACGCGTAAAACCCTGCTCTGCCGGGCGCTGATGCCGCAGCCGGACCTGTTGATCCTCGACGAACCCTTCGACGGGCTGGACGTGCACTCCCGCAGCCAGTTGGCCACGCTGCTGAGCGAGCTTTCCGCCCACGGCTACACGCTGGTGTTGGTGCTGAACCGTTTTGACGAGATACCGGACTTTATCCAGCAGGTGGGAGTGCTGGCCGACTGCACCCTGACCAGCCAGGGGCCGCGACGGCAGGTGATGGCGCAAGCCCTGGTGGCGCAGCTGGCGCACAGCGAGAATCTGAACGGCCTGGCGCTGCCGGAAACCGAAGATCCGGCGCAGCAGACCCGATTGCCGGCGGATCGCCCGCTGATCGTGCTGCGCGACGGCGTGGTCAGCTACAACGATCGGCCGATCCTCAACCATCTCGACTGGCAGGTGAACCCCGGTGAGCACTGGCAGATAGTCGGCCCGAACGGCGCCGGCAAGTCTACCTTGCTCAGCCTGATCACCGGCGATCATCCGCAGGGCTACAGCAACGATCTGACGCTGTTCGGCCGACGCCGCGGCAGCGGAGAAACCATCTGGGAGATCAAACGCCATATCGGTTACGTCAGCAGCAGCCTGCACCTGGATTACCGCGTCAGCGCCAGCGTGCGCAACGTGATCCTCTCCGGCTTTTTTGACTCCATCGGCATCTACCAGGCGGTATCGGATCGCCAGCAGCAGCTGACCAGCCAATGGCTGGCGCTGCTGGGGCTTGGCGGTACACAGGGCGATACCCCTTTCCACAGCCTTTCCTGGGGCCAGCAGCGGCTGGCGCTGATCGCCCGTGCGCTGGTCAAACACCCGGCGCTGCTGATCCTCGACGAGCCGCTGCAGGGGTTGGATCCGCTCAATCGCCAGCTGGTGCGCCGCTTTATCGACGTGCTGATCGGCCAGGGCGCTACCCAGTTGCTGTTCGTTTCACACCATGCCGAAGACGCGCCGCAGTGCATCACCCATCGGCTGAGCTTCGTGCCCGACGGCGAAGGCTACCGCTATCAGCACCAGCCGCTGGCCTGA
- the modE gene encoding molybdenum-dependent transcriptional regulator — translation MQAEILLTLKLQQKLFADPRRIALLKQVQHTGSISQGAKLAGISYKSAWDAINEMNQLAEQSVVDRATGGKGGGGAQVTHYGQRLIQLYDLLGQVQQKAFDVLQQDNLPLDSLLAAISRFSLQTSARNQFFGTVVERDHQQVQQHLEILLNDGQTRITAAITQQSADRLQLTPGKEVLALIKAPWVKLSVDPQPADTAHNALAGRVASIQPGAEHSEVLVTLAGGETLCATLSTAELQPLKLRPGSAVQALFNADRVIIATLC, via the coding sequence ATGCAGGCCGAAATTCTTCTTACCTTGAAACTCCAGCAAAAGCTGTTCGCCGATCCGCGCCGCATCGCGCTGCTGAAACAGGTTCAGCACACCGGCTCTATCAGCCAGGGCGCCAAGCTGGCCGGCATCAGCTATAAAAGCGCCTGGGATGCCATCAACGAGATGAATCAGTTGGCGGAGCAAAGCGTGGTGGATCGCGCCACCGGCGGCAAGGGCGGCGGCGGCGCGCAGGTCACCCACTACGGCCAGCGGCTGATCCAGCTGTACGATCTGCTGGGCCAGGTGCAACAAAAAGCCTTCGACGTGCTGCAACAGGACAACCTGCCGCTCGACAGCCTGCTGGCGGCCATTTCGCGCTTTTCGCTACAGACCAGCGCACGCAATCAATTTTTCGGCACCGTGGTCGAGCGCGATCACCAGCAGGTGCAGCAGCATCTGGAAATCTTGCTGAACGACGGCCAAACCCGCATCACCGCCGCCATCACCCAGCAAAGCGCCGACCGCTTGCAGCTTACCCCCGGTAAAGAAGTGCTGGCGCTGATCAAGGCTCCCTGGGTGAAGCTGAGTGTCGATCCGCAGCCGGCCGATACGGCGCACAACGCGCTGGCGGGCCGGGTGGCCAGCATCCAGCCGGGCGCCGAGCACAGTGAGGTGCTGGTGACGCTGGCGGGCGGCGAAACGCTGTGCGCCACCCTGAGCACCGCGGAGCTGCAGCCGCTGAAATTGCGCCCCGGCAGCGCCGTACAGGCCCTGTTCAACGCCGATCGGGTGATAATCGCCACGTTGTGCTAA
- a CDS encoding AcrZ family multidrug efflux pump-associated protein, giving the protein MLELLKSMLFAVVMVPVVMAIILGLIYGLAEVFNVFSKVGRSKENRPQQH; this is encoded by the coding sequence ATGCTGGAATTATTGAAAAGTATGCTGTTTGCCGTGGTCATGGTGCCGGTGGTTATGGCGATCATTCTCGGCTTGATCTACGGTTTGGCAGAGGTGTTCAACGTCTTCTCCAAAGTGGGCCGTTCGAAAGAAAACCGCCCTCAACAGCACTAA
- the modA gene encoding molybdate ABC transporter substrate-binding protein — translation MKQQWTKWVGGILLASGMVMQASAAEKVTVFAAASLTNALQDIATQYQKGKDVQIVSSFASSSTLARQIEQGAPADLFISADQQWMDYAIDKQQMVKDTRYTLLGNELVLIAAKDAKLDKVALGKQTDWAKLLNDGRLAVGDPDHVPAGIYAKEALQNLGAWSALEPKLARANNVRSAMALVERGEAPLGIVYGSDAVASDKVKVVGIFPEDSHKPVEYPMAIVKDHQTPAVGAFYTYLQSPEAAAIFEHYGFTPRK, via the coding sequence ATGAAACAGCAATGGACCAAATGGGTTGGCGGTATTCTGTTGGCATCCGGCATGGTGATGCAGGCATCGGCGGCGGAAAAAGTCACCGTGTTCGCTGCGGCGTCTTTGACCAACGCGCTGCAGGACATCGCCACCCAATACCAAAAGGGCAAAGACGTGCAGATCGTCTCTTCCTTCGCGTCATCCTCGACGCTGGCGCGCCAGATTGAGCAGGGCGCGCCGGCCGATCTGTTTATCTCCGCCGATCAGCAATGGATGGATTACGCCATCGACAAACAGCAAATGGTGAAAGACACCCGTTACACCTTGCTGGGCAATGAGCTGGTGCTGATTGCGGCGAAGGACGCCAAACTGGACAAAGTGGCCCTCGGCAAGCAGACCGACTGGGCCAAACTGCTGAATGACGGTCGCCTGGCGGTGGGCGACCCGGATCACGTGCCGGCCGGCATTTACGCCAAGGAAGCGCTGCAGAACCTCGGCGCCTGGAGCGCGCTGGAGCCCAAGCTGGCCCGCGCCAACAACGTGCGCAGCGCCATGGCGCTGGTGGAGCGCGGTGAAGCGCCGCTGGGCATTGTCTATGGCTCCGACGCCGTCGCCAGCGACAAGGTGAAAGTGGTGGGCATCTTCCCGGAAGACAGCCATAAACCGGTTGAATATCCGATGGCGATTGTGAAAGATCACCAGACCCCGGCGGTCGGCGCTTTCTATACTTATCTGCAGAGCCCGGAAGCGGCCGCTATTTTCGAACATTATGGATTCACCCCGCGTAAATGA
- the modB gene encoding molybdate ABC transporter permease subunit has protein sequence MILSEYEWQAVELSLKVSGLAVICSLPFGILMAWILVRCRFPGKALLDGVIHLPLVLPPVVVGYLLLIALGRRGVIGEWLYDWFGFSFSFSWRGAALASAVVAFPLMVRAIRLALEAVDTRLEQAARTLGANPWRVFFTITLPLSLPGVIVGVVLAFARSLGEFGATITFVSNIPGETRTIPLAMYTLIETPGAEAAAARLCAIAIVLSLASLMVSEWLARWGRKRMGG, from the coding sequence ATGATTCTGAGTGAGTACGAGTGGCAGGCGGTAGAGCTGAGCCTGAAAGTTTCCGGCCTGGCGGTGATCTGCAGCCTGCCGTTTGGCATTCTGATGGCCTGGATCCTGGTGCGCTGCCGCTTCCCCGGCAAAGCGCTGCTGGACGGCGTTATTCACCTGCCGCTGGTGTTGCCGCCGGTGGTGGTCGGCTATTTGTTGCTGATCGCTCTGGGGCGGCGCGGCGTGATAGGCGAGTGGCTGTATGACTGGTTCGGTTTCAGCTTCAGTTTCAGCTGGCGCGGCGCGGCGCTGGCCTCTGCGGTGGTGGCGTTTCCGCTGATGGTGCGCGCCATCCGGTTGGCGCTGGAGGCGGTGGACACCCGGCTGGAACAGGCGGCGCGCACGCTGGGCGCCAACCCGTGGCGGGTGTTTTTCACCATTACGCTGCCGCTGTCGTTGCCCGGGGTGATCGTCGGCGTGGTGCTGGCCTTCGCCCGCTCGCTGGGCGAGTTTGGCGCCACCATTACCTTCGTTTCCAACATTCCCGGCGAGACTCGCACCATTCCGCTGGCGATGTACACCCTGATTGAAACCCCGGGCGCGGAGGCCGCCGCTGCGCGCCTGTGCGCGATCGCCATCGTGCTGTCGCTGGCCTCATTGATGGTTTCCGAATGGCTGGCCCGCTGGGGCCGCAAACGGATGGGGGGGTAA
- the modC gene encoding molybdenum ABC transporter ATP-binding protein ModC — MLELDFSQRLGGLNLQVCADLPAQGITAIFGLSGAGKTSLINAIGGLTRLQQGRIALNGRTLADTATGVCLPPEKRRIGYVFQDARLFPHYRVRGNLQYGMAAGMRAQFNDIVELLGIGPLLNRLPLTLSGGEKQRVAIGRALLTAPELLLMDEPLASLDLPRKRELLPYLERLAQDVNIPILYVSHSMDEILRLAEQVMVLDNGQVRAFGGLEEVWASSALRPWLQREDQSSVLRVSVIEHHRRYAMTALALGDQRLWVSGIEAELGTQLRIRINAADVSLVLQPPVNSSIRNVLPARVSECLEVDGQVEVKLAVSEHVLWARITPWARDELAIRPGQWLYAQVKSVSISREAR; from the coding sequence ATGCTGGAGCTGGATTTCTCGCAGCGGTTGGGCGGCCTCAATCTGCAGGTGTGCGCCGATCTGCCGGCGCAGGGCATCACCGCCATCTTCGGGCTGTCGGGGGCGGGCAAAACGTCGCTCATCAACGCGATCGGCGGCTTGACCCGGCTGCAGCAGGGGCGGATTGCGCTCAACGGCCGCACGCTGGCGGATACCGCTACCGGCGTCTGCTTACCGCCGGAAAAACGCCGCATCGGCTACGTGTTTCAGGATGCGCGCCTGTTCCCGCATTATCGGGTGCGCGGCAACCTGCAGTACGGTATGGCGGCCGGCATGCGCGCGCAGTTCAACGACATCGTCGAACTGTTGGGCATCGGGCCGCTGCTGAATCGGCTGCCGCTGACGCTGTCCGGCGGCGAAAAGCAGCGGGTGGCTATCGGCCGCGCGCTGTTGACCGCACCGGAACTGTTGCTGATGGACGAACCCTTGGCCTCGCTGGATCTGCCGCGCAAGCGCGAGCTGTTGCCCTATCTGGAGCGGCTGGCGCAGGACGTCAATATCCCCATTCTTTACGTCAGCCACAGCATGGACGAGATCCTGCGCTTGGCTGAGCAGGTGATGGTGCTGGATAACGGGCAGGTGCGGGCCTTCGGCGGGCTGGAGGAGGTATGGGCCAGCAGCGCATTGCGCCCGTGGCTGCAGCGTGAGGATCAGAGCAGCGTGCTGCGCGTCAGCGTAATCGAACATCACCGGCGCTACGCCATGACCGCACTGGCGCTTGGCGATCAGCGCCTGTGGGTGAGCGGCATCGAGGCCGAGCTGGGCACCCAGCTGCGCATCCGCATCAACGCCGCCGATGTGTCATTGGTGTTGCAGCCGCCGGTGAACAGCAGCATTCGCAACGTATTGCCGGCCAGGGTCAGCGAATGCCTGGAGGTAGACGGCCAGGTGGAAGTGAAGCTGGCGGTAAGCGAGCACGTGCTGTGGGCGCGCATTACCCCCTGGGCGCGCGACGAACTGGCGATCCGCCCCGGCCAGTGGCTGTACGCGCAGGTGAAAAGCGTCTCCATCAGCCGCGAAGCGCGCTGA
- a CDS encoding pyridoxal phosphatase encodes MNYRVIALDLDGTLLDNQKRILPQSLEALAQARAAGVKVVVVTGRHHVAIHPFYQALQIDTPAICCNGTYLYDFRQQKVLAADPLPKEQAKLVLQMLKQSGIHGLMYVDDAMLYQEPSGHVTRSLAWAETLPEAQRPTLLQVNSLAQAADEAQSIWKFATSHADLPALRSFAETVEKELGLACEWSWHDQVDIAKGGNSKGKRLRQWVESQGLSMDQVVAFGDNYNDLSMLEAAGLGVAMGNADDAIKARADLIIADHLQPGIAEVIRARVLGQ; translated from the coding sequence ATGAACTACCGCGTCATCGCCCTCGATCTGGACGGCACCCTGCTGGACAACCAAAAACGCATCTTGCCGCAGTCGCTGGAGGCACTGGCGCAAGCGCGCGCCGCCGGCGTCAAGGTGGTGGTGGTCACCGGTCGCCACCATGTCGCCATTCACCCGTTCTACCAGGCGTTGCAGATAGATACCCCGGCCATCTGCTGCAACGGCACCTATCTGTATGACTTCCGGCAGCAAAAAGTGCTGGCCGCCGATCCGCTGCCGAAAGAACAGGCCAAACTGGTGCTGCAGATGCTGAAGCAAAGCGGCATCCACGGCCTGATGTACGTTGACGACGCCATGCTGTATCAGGAGCCGAGCGGCCACGTCACCCGCTCGCTGGCCTGGGCCGAGACGCTGCCGGAGGCGCAACGCCCTACACTGCTGCAGGTCAACAGCCTGGCGCAGGCGGCCGATGAGGCGCAATCCATCTGGAAATTCGCCACCTCGCACGCCGATCTGCCCGCCCTGCGCAGCTTTGCCGAAACGGTGGAAAAAGAGCTGGGGCTGGCCTGCGAATGGTCGTGGCACGATCAGGTGGATATCGCCAAAGGCGGCAACAGCAAAGGCAAGCGCCTGCGGCAGTGGGTGGAATCCCAGGGCCTGAGCATGGATCAGGTGGTGGCGTTCGGGGATAACTACAACGATCTCAGCATGCTGGAAGCCGCAGGCCTGGGGGTGGCGATGGGCAACGCCGACGACGCCATCAAAGCGCGCGCCGATCTGATCATCGCCGATCACCTGCAGCCGGGTATCGCCGAAGTGATCCGTGCCCGGGTGTTGGGGCAGTAA
- the pgl gene encoding 6-phosphogluconolactonase translates to MKQIVYVASPESQQIHVWQLDDAGALALLQTVEVPGQVQPMTIHPDKTHLYVGVRPAFGVVSYRIEADGTLQQAGMAPLPGSPTHISTDLQGRYLFSASYSGNCASVSPIGHDGVVVAPTQQIDGLTAPHSANIDPTNQLLLVPCLKEDRIRLFDLSLDGRLTPHAQEAVDTAAGAGPRHMAFHHNDQYAYCVNELDGTVDVLAISENGKKYRLAQTLDIMPADFDGTRWAADIHITPDGRFLYTSDRTASILTIFSVSQDGGTLTLVGYHPTETQPRGFNIDHSGRFVISSGQKSDHIAVHEIDQSSGKLTTLARYPVGKGPMWVSVLAK, encoded by the coding sequence ATGAAGCAAATCGTTTATGTCGCCAGCCCGGAGAGCCAGCAGATCCACGTATGGCAGTTGGACGACGCCGGCGCGTTGGCGCTGCTGCAGACCGTTGAAGTGCCGGGCCAGGTGCAGCCGATGACTATTCATCCGGATAAAACCCATCTGTACGTCGGCGTGCGCCCGGCGTTCGGCGTGGTCAGCTACCGCATCGAAGCGGACGGCACGCTGCAGCAGGCCGGCATGGCGCCGCTGCCGGGCAGCCCGACCCATATCTCTACCGATTTGCAGGGGCGCTACCTGTTCTCCGCTTCTTACAGCGGCAACTGCGCCAGCGTCAGCCCAATCGGCCATGACGGCGTGGTGGTGGCGCCGACGCAGCAGATCGACGGCCTGACCGCGCCTCACTCGGCCAATATCGACCCGACCAATCAGCTGCTGCTGGTGCCTTGCCTGAAAGAGGATCGCATCCGCCTGTTCGATCTGAGCCTGGACGGCCGACTGACGCCGCACGCGCAGGAAGCGGTGGACACCGCCGCCGGCGCCGGCCCGCGCCACATGGCGTTCCATCACAATGACCAATACGCTTACTGCGTGAACGAGCTGGACGGCACGGTAGACGTGCTGGCCATCTCGGAAAACGGCAAAAAGTACCGTCTGGCGCAAACGCTGGACATCATGCCGGCAGACTTCGACGGCACCCGCTGGGCGGCGGATATCCACATCACGCCTGACGGCCGCTTCCTGTACACCAGCGATCGCACCGCCAGCATTCTGACCATCTTCAGCGTTTCGCAAGACGGCGGCACCCTGACGCTGGTGGGTTACCACCCGACCGAAACCCAGCCGCGCGGCTTCAATATCGACCACAGCGGCCGCTTTGTGATTTCGTCCGGGCAGAAGTCCGATCACATTGCGGTGCACGAAATTGACCAAAGCAGCGGCAAGCTGACCACGCTGGCGCGTTATCCGGTAGGCAAGGGCCCGATGTGGGTGAGCGTGCTGGCGAAGTAA